In Rattus norvegicus strain BN/NHsdMcwi chromosome 3, GRCr8, whole genome shotgun sequence, a genomic segment contains:
- the Or5g9 gene encoding olfactory receptor Olr453 — translation MADENYTRITEFIFIGLRYHAKLQVFLFLLFLLFYLVTMTGNLGMIILIRVDSRLHTPMYFFLSHLSFVDICFSSVVGPKMLMDFFADRKVISFLGCVLQQWFFGFFVAIECLLLASMAYDRYVAICNPLLYSVAMSQRLCIQLVVGPYAVGFFNTMTHTTAAFRLPFCGSNIINHFFCDMSPILSLICADIRINKLLVFVVAGAVLVVSSTTIIISYFHILIAILRIRSAEGRRKAFSTCSSHVTAVSILYGTLFFIYVRPSAISSLDLNKVVSVFYTAVIPMLNPLIYSLRNKEVKAAMGRTVAKAKVFLKN, via the coding sequence ATGGCGGATGAGAACTATACAAGGATCACAGAATTCATTTTCATTGGCTTGAGATACCACGCTAAGCTTCAGGTCTTCCTGTTCctgctctttcttcttttttacctGGTTACTATGACTGGAAACTTGGGTATGATCATTCTCATCCGAGTAGACTCTCGTCTTCACACTCCTATGTACTTTTTCCTCAGCCACCTGTCCTTTGTGGACATCTGCTTCTCATCAGTCGTGGGCCCCAAGATGCTCATGGACTTCTTCGCAGATAGAAAAGTTATCTCTTTTCTGGGCTGTGTCTTACAGCAATGGTTCTTTGGGTTCTTTGTGGCCATCGAGTGCCTTCTCTTGGCAtccatggcctatgaccgctatgtcgCCATCTGTAATCCCCTGTTGTATTCAGTAGCCATGTCCCAGAGACTCTGCATACAGCTGGTGGTCGGACCGTATGCTGTTGGCTTTTTCAACACCATGACTCACACAACAGCTGCTTTCCGACTTCCCTTTTGCGGCTCTAACATTATCAATCACTTCTTCTGTGACATGTCTCCTATCCTTTCCCTCATCTGTGCTGACATACGGATCAACAAACTGTTGGTTTTCGTTGTGGCAGGAGCTGTATTAGTTGTCAGTAGCACCACCATCATAATTTCCTACTTTCACATCCTCATCGCTATCCTGAGGATCCGCTCGgctgaagggaggaggaaagccTTCTCTACCTGCTCCTCCCATGTTACAGCAGTTTCCATTTTGTACGGGACTCTCTTCTTCATCTACGTGCGTCCAAGTGCCATTTCTTCTCTGGACCTCAATAAGGTGGTGTCTGTGTTCTACACAGCTGTGATTCCCATGCTTAACCCGCTCATCTACAGTCTGAGGAATAAAGAGGTGAAAGCGGCCATGGGCAGGACAGTAGCCAAGGCCAAAGTTTTCCTCAAAAATTAA
- the Or9g10 gene encoding olfactory receptor Olr454, with the protein MDEENVTEVTEFILLGFTGDMVLQQVLFFIFLTIYIISLLGNITLISLICSDSRLHTPMYFFIGNLSFLDLWYSSVYAPKILITCISEDKSISFAACLAQFFFSAGLAYSECYLLAAMAYDRYVAIANPLLYSQAMSPRLCASLVAASYLGGFANSTIITSETFTLSFCRDNIIDDFFCDLPPLVKLACDVKESYQAVLYFILASNVITPTVLILASYLFIIAAILKIRSTEGRLKAFSTCGSHLTAVTLYYGSILFIYSRPSTSYALERDKVVSVFYTVVIPMLNPLIYSLRNKDVKEALRKMLDTVKLS; encoded by the coding sequence atggaTGAGGAAAATGTTACTGAGGTGACAGAGTTCATCCTTTTAGGATTCACAGGAGACATGGTATTACAGCAGGTACTCTTTTTCATCTTCCTCACCATTTATATCATCAGTCTGCTAGGGAATATCACCTTGATTTCTCTTATCTGTTCTGATTCCCGACTCCATACACCCATGTACTTCTTCATTGGAAACCTGTCATTCCTGGATCTCTGGTATTCTTCTGTCTATGCTCCCAAAATCCTGATTACATGCATCTCGGAAGACAAAAGCATCTCCTTTGCTGCATGTCTGGCTCAGTTTTTCTTCTCTGCTGGGCTGGCCTACAGTGAATGCTACCTACTGGCTGCCATGGCTTATGATCGTTATGTGGCCATTGCCAACCCCTTGCTTTACTCCCAGGCTATGTCCCCAAGATTATGTGCCAGTCTTGTTGCAGCATCCTACCTTGGTGGCTTTGCAAACTCCACCATTATCACCAGTGAGACATTTACCCTGAGCTTCTGTCGAGACAATATCATTGATGACTTCTTCTGTGATCTGCCTCCTCTTGTGAAGTTGGCATGTGATGTGAAAGAGAGCTACCAGGCTGTGCTCTATTTCATATTGGCTTCTAACGTCATCACTCCCACTGTACTTATTTTGGCCTCCTACCTCTTCATCATTGCAGCCATCCTGAAGATCCGCTCCACCGAGGGCCGCCTCAAGGCCTTCTCCACATGTGGTTCCCACCTGACAGCTGTCACTTTGTACTATGGTTCAATTCTTTTCATTTACTCCAGGCCAAGCACAAGTTATGCCCTAGAGAGGGACAAAGTGGTGTCAGTGTTCTACACTGTAGTGATTCCAATGCTGAACCCTTTGATCTACAGTTTAAGAAATAAGGATGTCAAGGAAGCCTTGAGGAAAATGTTAGACACAGTCAAGTTGTCATGA